A window from Roseburia sp. 499 encodes these proteins:
- a CDS encoding ThiF family adenylyltransferase — translation MILKYDVYIKIEKNITIIQLIPDRKEWTIKIPKNEEKNIKEYIHALEIGQLNSEYNLRLEKESLFIKKLDKFFREKGLISEYESDNNSNLYSHRQLEVFDSWNRTLDSPSEFQKRIENSNILVIGAGGVGTAITNILISCGIGKTYVADFDEISVSNLARQFLYCKKDVGDLKVNVLSKRLNMRGLGKVYGINKCITINNIENVIKSIPDKVDIITGLPSPSSKEIIKLYKKIISLNIPIICVGEHDVGPMFVNEKEIDIYMENVNKKFILQKEYNLKRNNQFVIDRHPSYLPEIEIMASICADEIIRYISKYAKVRTLEGYYGLNPITYEVKYNRIEENNSEDNKMESE, via the coding sequence ATGATTTTAAAATATGATGTATACATTAAAATTGAAAAAAATATTACAATAATACAATTGATTCCAGATAGAAAAGAATGGACAATAAAAATACCTAAAAATGAAGAAAAAAATATAAAAGAGTATATTCATGCCTTAGAAATTGGACAATTGAATAGTGAATATAATTTAAGGTTAGAAAAAGAATCTCTTTTCATAAAAAAATTAGATAAATTTTTTAGAGAAAAAGGATTAATTTCAGAATATGAAAGTGATAACAATAGTAATTTGTATTCTCATAGACAATTAGAAGTATTTGATTCGTGGAATAGAACTTTAGATAGTCCAAGTGAATTCCAAAAAAGAATAGAAAATAGTAATATTTTAGTTATAGGGGCTGGAGGGGTTGGTACTGCTATTACAAATATATTAATAAGCTGTGGAATAGGAAAAACGTATGTAGCAGATTTTGATGAAATTTCGGTAAGTAATCTTGCAAGGCAGTTTTTATATTGTAAAAAAGATGTTGGAGATTTAAAAGTAAATGTATTGTCAAAAAGATTAAATATGAGAGGTCTTGGAAAAGTTTATGGAATTAATAAATGTATTACTATAAATAATATTGAAAATGTAATTAAATCAATTCCAGACAAAGTTGATATTATTACAGGATTACCATCTCCTAGTAGTAAAGAAATTATAAAATTATATAAAAAAATAATTAGTTTAAATATACCAATAATTTGTGTGGGAGAACACGATGTTGGTCCAATGTTTGTGAATGAAAAAGAAATAGATATATACATGGAAAATGTTAATAAAAAATTTATATTGCAAAAGGAATACAATTTAAAGAGGAATAATCAATTTGTTATAGATAGACATCCAAGCTATTTACCAGAAATAGAAATTATGGCATCCATATGTGCAGATGAAATAATAAGATATATTTCTAAATATGCTAAGGTAAGAACATTGGAGGGATATTATGGATTAAATCCAATAACTTATGAAGTTAAATATAATAGAATAGAGGAAAATAATAGTGAGGATAATAAAATGGAAAGCGAGTAA
- a CDS encoding ATP-binding cassette domain-containing protein has translation MNKIKQNYNELKYNVKHMHYYWKKYIESNKITVNINIYAYIILLVINQILNVALPSNIVMVLTNGYDTNKMFIILCIYLIILCVLQFIVGRLSYESEKNAFIYRYNMIPKVGEKVLKMDYETLESESGQLKIDQAYECIYSGNVAGVEFFINQYVQFIISLLGLVTFFIISCKTGIAVSVLILVSNCVVLLIRNSDAVWMKENKINKDKIDIKQNYLLRQLQKQSNGNEFALYDIRIWFKKMLENNMGSLLLWKKRRETAIFKSDVKIVFINFIKDIILFGYIAYCIFITKISVAEMVLYLGVINGLSGWLENIQEAYQQISKNNIYMDNLEEFKKIQDEIIDNNNVNIALDSLEFRNVSYKPGNAEKNIVENISFKVNRGDKIALVGENGAGKSTIIKLICGLYTPTSGEIIINKKNAKDFSKEERYSMFSTVFQDNSLFSFSIAENVSCVTKNEMDRKKVNTCLREVELDELVDKYKDSIDTYIGNELESGIDMSGGERQRLFLARILYNMKDGIILDEPTAAMDPINETKLYRLYEKISDDRISFFVSHRMGSTTFCNNIMYVENGKILENGTHDQLMKMKSKYYNMYNCQKKYYVEENKSEK, from the coding sequence ATGAATAAAATAAAACAAAACTACAATGAATTAAAGTATAATGTAAAACACATGCATTATTATTGGAAAAAATACATAGAAAGTAATAAAATAACTGTAAATATAAATATATATGCTTATATAATACTTTTGGTGATAAATCAAATTCTAAATGTTGCATTGCCAAGCAATATTGTAATGGTATTAACGAATGGTTATGATACAAATAAAATGTTTATAATTTTATGTATTTATTTAATAATTTTATGTGTATTACAATTCATTGTAGGAAGATTGTCTTATGAGTCAGAAAAAAATGCTTTTATCTATAGGTATAATATGATTCCAAAGGTTGGAGAAAAAGTCTTAAAAATGGATTATGAGACACTTGAATCTGAAAGTGGACAACTAAAAATTGATCAAGCATATGAATGTATATATAGTGGAAATGTAGCAGGAGTAGAATTTTTTATAAATCAATATGTTCAATTTATAATTAGTCTTTTAGGATTAGTTACGTTTTTTATTATTTCATGTAAAACTGGGATTGCGGTTAGCGTGCTTATTTTAGTGAGTAATTGTGTTGTTTTATTAATCAGAAATAGTGATGCAGTTTGGATGAAAGAAAATAAAATTAATAAGGACAAGATTGATATAAAGCAAAATTATCTATTAAGACAACTTCAAAAACAAAGTAATGGAAATGAATTTGCTTTATATGATATAAGAATATGGTTTAAAAAAATGTTAGAAAATAACATGGGCAGTTTATTATTATGGAAAAAAAGAAGAGAAACTGCAATTTTTAAATCAGATGTTAAAATTGTTTTCATTAATTTTATTAAGGATATTATACTTTTTGGATATATTGCATACTGTATTTTTATAACAAAAATAAGTGTAGCGGAAATGGTTCTTTATCTAGGAGTCATCAATGGATTAAGTGGTTGGCTGGAAAATATTCAGGAAGCTTACCAGCAAATCAGCAAAAATAATATTTATATGGATAATTTAGAAGAATTCAAAAAGATTCAGGATGAAATTATAGATAATAATAATGTAAATATTGCATTAGATTCCTTAGAATTTAGGAATGTCTCTTATAAACCGGGAAATGCTGAAAAAAATATAGTAGAAAATATTTCATTTAAAGTAAATAGAGGAGATAAGATAGCATTAGTAGGAGAAAATGGTGCGGGAAAATCTACGATTATAAAATTAATATGTGGATTATATACTCCTACAAGTGGGGAGATAATAATTAATAAAAAAAATGCAAAGGATTTTTCAAAAGAAGAACGATACAGTATGTTTTCAACCGTATTTCAGGATAATAGTTTATTCTCTTTTTCTATCGCAGAAAATGTGTCGTGCGTAACAAAGAATGAAATGGATAGAAAAAAAGTGAATACTTGCTTAAGAGAAGTAGAATTGGATGAATTAGTTGATAAATATAAAGATTCCATTGATACTTATATTGGAAATGAATTGGAAAGTGGAATAGATATGTCAGGTGGTGAAAGACAAAGGCTATTTCTTGCCAGAATTTTGTACAATATGAAAGATGGTATTATTTTAGATGAACCGACAGCAGCCATGGATCCTATTAATGAGACAAAGTTATATAGATTATATGAAAAAATTTCAGATGATAGAATAAGTTTTTTTGTTTCTCATCGAATGGGATCTACAACGTTTTGTAACAATATTATGTATGTAGAGAATGGAAAGATATTGGAAAATGGAACACATGACCAATTAATGAAAATGAAATCTAAATATTATAATATGTATAATTGTCAAAAGAAATATTATGTTGAGGAGAATAAGAGTGAAAAATAA